The genomic interval GGCTACCATCACTACTGTAAGCGGATCATGAACAAGCTAGCTGCGGACGAATGTCAGTGGACAGGACAGCAGTTTAGAGCCTTAAATGAAGCGCCGACAATTTTACTGGTGTTAATTGTGCTTTTGGCTGTATTTAAAAATAGTTTACCTCTTGATGCTGCAACGTGGCTGGTAGCTGCTTTGGTGATCACCATGGTGGCGAGTATCCAACTGTATGCCAAAAAACGTCGTAAAGACAAAGAAAAGCAAGCTCAACTCGAACAACAGCCCGAATTTGCTTCTTCCGTAGGAGAATAATCTTCAAAACCTAAAAACATAGCATTCTGTACGCCATATTTTCAATCGGCAACCCGATCAATGTATTTAAAAAGCTTGCGTCTGCGATCGTTTCGGAATTATGTCGATCGCCAGATTGAATTTACGGCACAGAAGACGATCTTAGTAGGCAATAATGCTCAAGGAAAATCTAATCTGTTAGAAGCGGTTGAGTTACTAGCATCCCTCAAGAGTCATCGTACGAGTCGCGATCGCGAATTGGTTTTAGATTCTGCCACGACAGGACAGATCGACGCAACCGTTGAACGAGCTTATGGCACTAGTGAATTAAAAGTCGTGTTTCGTAAGCAGGGAAGGCGTACCGTAGCGGTAAACCAAGAAAATTTACGCCGTCAGCTAGACTTTTTGGGGGTGCTGAATGCAGTCCAGTTTTCTAGTCTAGATTTAGATCTGGTTCGGGGTGCGCCAGATGCTCGGCGTAGTTGGTTAGATGGCTTGTTAATTCAATTAGAGCCTGTTTATTCCAGCATTTTACAGCAGTATAACCAGGTGCTAAAACAGCGTAATGCCTTACTGAAAAAGATTCGTGCGGTCAAGCAAGAAAACGAGTCGATAGAGCTAGCGACATTTGAACCACAGCTAAGATTATGGGATGAACAGCTAGCAGCAGCAGGTTCGAGGGTGGCACGCCGACGCGCTAGAGTGATAGCTAGACTTGCTCCCATTGCCGAATTTTGGCACAAGCGTATTAGTGGCGAAACAGAACGTCTAGAGGTTAATTATCTGCCTAACGTTAAGTGGTTAGAAGATGACCCCATAATTGTGCAGCAGGCTTTTCTCGCCAAGATTAAAGAACGCCGTATGGTGGAGCAATATCAGGGTAAAACAATGGTGGGGACGCACCGCGACGAAATCGAGTTGGTCATTAATCAAACCCCTGCTCGTTACTATGGCTCTCAAGGACAACAACGCACCCTCGTATTAGCCTTAAAACTAGCGGAATTAAAGCTGATTGAAGAAGTAGTAGGAGAACCACCTTTACTGCTGTTAGACGACGTATTAGCCGAACTAGATCCCAATCGCCAAAAACAACTATTAGAAGTAATCGGCGATCGCTTTCAAACCATGATCACTACTACCCATATCGACACTTTCAATCACGACTGGATTAAAGATTCCCAAATCCTCGCAGTAGAAGCAGGAAAGATCAGTGAGGTTTTATGGCATTAGAGGATATCTAAAAAGTCTAATTGCTACGTTTCCAGTGGGTAGCTCCCCCTAAATCCCCCTTGTTAAGGGGAACTTTGATTCCGATTCCCCTCTTGTTAAGGGGGACTTTGATTCCGATTCCCCTCTTGTTAAGGGGGACTTTGATTCCGATTCCCCTCTTGTTAAGGGGGACTTTGATTCCGATTCCCCCCTTGTTAAGGGGGGCTAGGGGGGATCTGATAGGGTCTAAGTATAACAGAATTGAGTTCTCAGACATTCTCTTAAGCTTAAACAGATTAAGTATCTGAGTAAAATTCATAGCAATAGTCAAAAAATCCATAATTAAAAATACACATAACAATAATTAATGTCTCATTTAAAAATTAGCTTGAGTAATAATTTTGCTAGTTTATTGCTTTAGATAGATGAAGTTTTAATAGAATCCAGCCTATCGTAATTGGTAACAATAAATACAGAAAACTGAGTAAGCTAATTTAGGTAAATACTAGAAAAAATAAGCTAGTAGACACAAAAAAATTAGAGTGAGCAGAAATATTTTGACAGCAACTAGTCAAAAATAATTATTGTCTAGCTAGCAATTTTTTGTGCTTAATTCTTGCTCAAGATTATTAACCAATAGTAAATATCAGGAGCTACATTTATGATCAAAAGTTTAAGTAATATTCGCCGCTTTTTAATTACAACCTTAGTAATTTTAATAGTTGCAACTACTACAGCTTGTTCTTCTAGTTCAACTGCTACTGTTCCTAATCCAACAATAAATAAAACTCAAGCTTATTCACAGTTAGAGACAGGAAATAGCCTTGCGGGACAAAAATTTGGTGATTGGGTAATTAGTACTAGCCAAGGATTAGTTAAGGATGCTTATGTAAGGGACAACAATAAGTTAGGCATAGTGATTTCTGAACAGGTTAAACCAACAGAAGTTAAAACATTAGCTAAAGCTTTAACTAAAGGTTTTCATCAGAATTTCCCCAATCAAGATCTAACTGTTTTGATGTATGCACCAGATAAAGAAAGAGTTTTGACTGCTAAATATAATGCGCGTTCCAATAATATCGAATATCAAGGATAGTCGAAAGCTAAATCGCATGTAGTCAGAATTTATCAGAATTTAATAACTTAGGAGCAATAATTATGTCCAGTAGTGACCAGTATAAAAAACAAGTTATGAATGACCTTGCTGGTGGTAAGGTTGAATCTCTGGATAATTCAGAGATAAATGAAGATAGTTACGATAACTTTGATGATTTTGCTAATCGTTCTAGCAGACAAGAAAGACACGGTTTGTTCCGTAATGCTTTTCATCACGAAAACGTTTCGCCACAACAAATGGAACCTGAGTTGCAAAAGGCGATCGCACAAATTAAGCCGAATGAAAGAGATGATGTAGCTAGAGAGTTTTTAAAACACCTCGACAAAAGAGGACTTAAGGAAAGAGATGTAGCAAGTCAACTGGGTTTATCTACTCATCATGCGAGTCGGATGAACGCTGATGATGTGAGTAAACTGGCTAACTTTACCTATCATTCTCATCCTGACATTTTCCAAGAAGTAATGGCAGATCAGCCTGCTTTAATTAAATTCTTGAGTAATCCTGTTGTGGGTGCAGCCTTGGGTGCAGTTGCATCTAAATGGTTACGTCGTTAATGCTATTGGTAACATGATAATTTATCGGTAATAACTTTAAGAGTGCTAGCGATCGCCAGCGCTTTTTTTTGCCAAAAACCTTCTAGATCTAATAAGAAATATTTTAATGTTTACTATAGATGGGGAAGTAGCGAAATAGAGGAAATTAATTTGTATCATTATTTTTTGGATTTTATACACATCCCTAGGTAAAAACGTTAGGACATCTTTGAAATACTACTTCCTATTTCCTATTTCTTATTTCCTACTTACGAGCCGATTACTATAATAATGTCTTAATCTAATTTTGTACGGCTATAATTTGCCAGATAACAGTAAGCTTGATATATGGCGTTCGTAGCAAAAAATCAATGGCAACTATCAACGATAATTATCTCAAACTTAAAGCAGGATATCTGTTTCCTGAAATTGCACGGCGAGTTAGTGCTTTTGCAGCCGAAAATCCTGATGCATCAATTATTAAGCTGGGGATTGGGGATGTCACCGAACCCTTGCCTGCTGCCTGTCGCGATGCAATCATTGAAGCGACTAAAGAAATGGGCGATCGCCAAACCTTTAAAGGTTATGGCCCAGAACAGGGATATCTTTGGTTAAGAGAGAAAATTGCCCAACAAGACTTTCAATCCCGTGGTTGCGACATAGATGCGTCGGAAATCTTCATTTCAGATGGTTCTAAGTGTGATTGTGGCAATATCCTCGATATTTTTGGCAATGATAATAAGATTGCCGTAACCGATCCTGTTTATCCCGTGTATGTTGATACTAACGTCATGGCTGGACATACAGGAGAAGCTCAAGATGGTAAATATGAGGGTTTGGTTTACCTTCCCATCAGTGCTGAAAATAACTTCACGGCTGAAATTCCTCGCGAAAAAGTAGACCTAATTTATCTTTGTTTCCCTAATAATCCTACAGGAGCAACGGCCACCAGAGAACATCTTCAAGCTTGGGTAGATTATGCCAAGCAACACGGCTCATTAATTCTGTTTGATGCAGCTTATGAAGCCTTTATCACCGATCCCGATTTACCTCACTCAATTTATGAGATTGAAGGAGCAAAAGACTGTGCGATCGAGTTTCGTTCTTTCTCCAAAAATGCTGGCTTTACGGGGACTCGTTGCGCCTTTACCGTAGTTCCTCAAAACTTGCTCGGTACAGCAAAAGACGGTTCTGAGGTCAAAATTTGGCAATTGTGGAATCGTCGTCAATGTACTAAGTTTAACGGCGTATCTTACATCGTTCAGCGGGGTGCAGAGGCAGTCTATTCTGAAGCTGGGCAAGCGCAAATTAAGGAATTAGTCAGCTTTTATCTCGAAAACGCTAGAATCATCCGCGAACAGCTAACCGCAGCAGGAATTGAAGTATACGGCGGAACAAATGCTCCCTATGTTTGGGTTAAAACACCCAACGGCTTATCTAGCTGGGACTTTTTCGATAAATTACTCTTGAACTGTAACGTGGTAGGCACTCCAGGATCTGGTTTTGGTGCAGCAGGGGAAGGTTATTTCCGCATCTCGGCATTTAACAGTCGGGACAATGTTAACGAGGCAATGAAACGAATTACCGAGAAGTTTCAAGCTTAGTTAATTAGCCAAGGTTAAACATGGCGATCGCATTTTATAATTTAAACTATTTAAACAATAGTGCGATTAGGCTCCGCCTACGCTTCGCGATCGCTTAACTAGATAAATATTAATAAAGTAGATAATCTCAGATCATTTGACCTATCGTTTAGTCATTAATTCGGCACAAATCCAACAAGAGCAAATCATTTTAGATGCTCAACAGTTGCATTATCTCTTGCGAGTGTTACGACTGGGTAATGGCGATCGCTTTCTGGCATTAGATGGTGTGGGTAATGCTTGGTTAGCGGAAATTACAGAATCCTCAGCACAGATTATTGAATCAGTTGAAATCAAAACCGAGTTGCCTTCTACACTAAGTCTGATTACGGCTTTACCCAAAGGTAGCGGTTACGAACAGGTGATCCGTTGCTGTACAGAATTGGGTGTCAGTAACTTTATCCCTGTAATTAGCGATCGCACTCTCCTCAAGCCTAACCCCAACAAAGTTCAACGTTGGCGCAAAATTGCTACCGAAGCAGCCGAACAATCAGAAAGACAGATCGTACCGCAAATATTAGAACCCGTAACCTATATCTCGGCAATAGAACAAGTTAAAGCAACTCAGAATAAATATATCTGCGTGGCGCGGGGAGATATACCAACTCTCTGGAGTAGTCTACAGCAACAAACCCCAGCGGAAATAATTATTGCTACAGGTTGCGAGGGAGGCTGGACAGATGTAGAAGTCGCAAAAGCGATCGCTTTGGGTTTCCAACCTGTATCTTTAGGCAAGCGTATTCTGCGGGCAATTACTGCGCCAATTGTAGTTAGTTCAATAGTTACAGCAATTTTAGAATCAAAGACAGATTAGTTAGAGTTTGATTTTACAGCGAATTTCAGTTCCCCATTACCCAACTTTTGCGCCTGCGGGATTGATAGCCAGCGATCGCACTTGAGATTCAATGTCCATCTTATTCCAGGCTACCGTCATTGATTTAACTACCTGTTCTACTCGTTCAGGATTAGCTAGAGCCAGTAAAGTCGGGCCTGCGCCACTAATTACCAGACCATATGCCCCAGAAGCAATAGCAGCCTGTTCTACTTGCTGATAGCCCGTAATTAGTTTTTGGCGGTAGGGTTGATGTAATTGATCGGCTAAGGCAGTTTTGAGCCAGGCAGGGTTGTTAGTTTCTAAGGCTCTAATTAATAGTCCCATGCGAGAAATATTAAAAATGGCATCACTGCGACTATATTCTGTGGGTAATACCTCACGCGCTTCTCTAGTAGATAATTCAAAATTAGGAATAGCCACAATGGGAATAATATCTTGATGCCAAGGAATTTGACTAATTTGCCATTCTCCTCGATCTTCCACCGATAGCAGACAGTTACCCAGTAAAGCGGGAACTACATTATCTGGATGACCTTCAATGGCGATCGCCATTTGCATAATTTCCTTTTGACTGAGGGGATTTCCCGCTAGGCTATTTGCCCCCAATAAACCGCCGACAATTGCTGTGGCAGAACTACCCAAACCCCGTGACAGGGGAACTCCTAGCTTAATAGTAATTTCTAGATGAGGTGGTGTTTGTTGAATGTGTTGATAGAACTGAAGTAAAGAACGATAGATTAGATTATTGTCACCCAATCCTACTTTATGGGCCTCTTCTCCTTCAACGATAATCTTTAATTTAGTATCACTATCAACCACCACAAATTGAAACTCATTTGCCATAGTTAAAGCTGCACCCAGACAATCAAAGCCAACTCCAATATTTGCTGTGGTCGCAGGGACACTAACGGTAACCTGATTCATATCTTATAGTTTGATGTTAATAGTGTAATGTATCTCAGTGAGCCTAGAACTTACAGCTTACAGCTTATAGCTTACAGCTTATTTAATGAAATTCGATTACCAAAGTATTAAACATAGCTGCCCAATCTCATTAATGGATCGCTATTTAGTTCAGCAATTAAGCTGGTTTTTTCTTTTTAGCGTCAGTTTATTAACTGCTTTAGGAGTCGCTATTGGTACAGTTGCCGATCTATCCCATAAAGTTAGTGAATATCATCTACCGATACCGATTGCCCTGGCGATCTTTGGTCTGAAGATTCCTGAGTATGCTGCTTATGCTTTAGCAATTTCGATGCTTTTAACCAGCTTGAGCATCTATGGTCGATTAAATAGCGATCGCGAATTAACCGCCCTGTTTAGTTTTGGTATTAGCATCTATCGAGTTATTTTACCTGCCTTCTTATTTAGTTTGATCGTTACTGGAATTACATTTCTCCTCAATGAACTAATTGTTCCTGCTGCTAACTATCAAGCAAATTTACTCCAGAATCCTTACATTATCAAGACAGAATTAAATCTACAACATCAAAACATCTACTATGCCGAATATGCATCAGGTTTGAATGGGACTAAAAAAGTCCAGCGAATCTACTTTGCCGAACAATATAAGCAACCGAGGTTAATTAACGTAACTATTCTCAGTTTTAGCCAAGAATATCTAGACCAGATGATTACCGCCCAATCGGCTCAATGGAATCAGCAACAGCAGACTTGGAATTTAGCTCAAGGAGCGATCGCTCGCTTTGATCGCAAAGCCAAAATCAATAATAAGGAAAAATTTACCGCCAAACAACTGTCTTTCCCAAAAACTTTTTTCCAGATTGTCAATCAAGGACGCAGTACTGAAGATATGAACATCCACCAAGCGAAAGAATATTTGAACTTGATCGAAGATAGTGGAGAACCAACCAAGATTGCTCAGTTTACCGTA from Pleurocapsa minor HA4230-MV1 carries:
- the hemJ gene encoding protoporphyrinogen oxidase HemJ → MAYYWFKAFHLIGIVVWFAGLFYLVRLFVYHAEAQQEPEPARSILKKQYGIMEQRLYSIITTPGMILTVAMAIGLISTEPEILKSTWLHIKLAFVILLIGYHHYCKRIMNKLAADECQWTGQQFRALNEAPTILLVLIVLLAVFKNSLPLDAATWLVAALVITMVASIQLYAKKRRKDKEKQAQLEQQPEFASSVGE
- the recF gene encoding DNA replication/repair protein RecF, with protein sequence MYLKSLRLRSFRNYVDRQIEFTAQKTILVGNNAQGKSNLLEAVELLASLKSHRTSRDRELVLDSATTGQIDATVERAYGTSELKVVFRKQGRRTVAVNQENLRRQLDFLGVLNAVQFSSLDLDLVRGAPDARRSWLDGLLIQLEPVYSSILQQYNQVLKQRNALLKKIRAVKQENESIELATFEPQLRLWDEQLAAAGSRVARRRARVIARLAPIAEFWHKRISGETERLEVNYLPNVKWLEDDPIIVQQAFLAKIKERRMVEQYQGKTMVGTHRDEIELVINQTPARYYGSQGQQRTLVLALKLAELKLIEEVVGEPPLLLLDDVLAELDPNRQKQLLEVIGDRFQTMITTTHIDTFNHDWIKDSQILAVEAGKISEVLWH
- a CDS encoding LL-diaminopimelate aminotransferase, giving the protein MATINDNYLKLKAGYLFPEIARRVSAFAAENPDASIIKLGIGDVTEPLPAACRDAIIEATKEMGDRQTFKGYGPEQGYLWLREKIAQQDFQSRGCDIDASEIFISDGSKCDCGNILDIFGNDNKIAVTDPVYPVYVDTNVMAGHTGEAQDGKYEGLVYLPISAENNFTAEIPREKVDLIYLCFPNNPTGATATREHLQAWVDYAKQHGSLILFDAAYEAFITDPDLPHSIYEIEGAKDCAIEFRSFSKNAGFTGTRCAFTVVPQNLLGTAKDGSEVKIWQLWNRRQCTKFNGVSYIVQRGAEAVYSEAGQAQIKELVSFYLENARIIREQLTAAGIEVYGGTNAPYVWVKTPNGLSSWDFFDKLLLNCNVVGTPGSGFGAAGEGYFRISAFNSRDNVNEAMKRITEKFQA
- a CDS encoding 16S rRNA (uracil(1498)-N(3))-methyltransferase, with protein sequence MTYRLVINSAQIQQEQIILDAQQLHYLLRVLRLGNGDRFLALDGVGNAWLAEITESSAQIIESVEIKTELPSTLSLITALPKGSGYEQVIRCCTELGVSNFIPVISDRTLLKPNPNKVQRWRKIATEAAEQSERQIVPQILEPVTYISAIEQVKATQNKYICVARGDIPTLWSSLQQQTPAEIIIATGCEGGWTDVEVAKAIALGFQPVSLGKRILRAITAPIVVSSIVTAILESKTD
- a CDS encoding homoserine kinase; amino-acid sequence: MNQVTVSVPATTANIGVGFDCLGAALTMANEFQFVVVDSDTKLKIIVEGEEAHKVGLGDNNLIYRSLLQFYQHIQQTPPHLEITIKLGVPLSRGLGSSATAIVGGLLGANSLAGNPLSQKEIMQMAIAIEGHPDNVVPALLGNCLLSVEDRGEWQISQIPWHQDIIPIVAIPNFELSTREAREVLPTEYSRSDAIFNISRMGLLIRALETNNPAWLKTALADQLHQPYRQKLITGYQQVEQAAIASGAYGLVISGAGPTLLALANPERVEQVVKSMTVAWNKMDIESQVRSLAINPAGAKVG
- a CDS encoding LptF/LptG family permease; translated protein: MKFDYQSIKHSCPISLMDRYLVQQLSWFFLFSVSLLTALGVAIGTVADLSHKVSEYHLPIPIALAIFGLKIPEYAAYALAISMLLTSLSIYGRLNSDRELTALFSFGISIYRVILPAFLFSLIVTGITFLLNELIVPAANYQANLLQNPYIIKTELNLQHQNIYYAEYASGLNGTKKVQRIYFAEQYKQPRLINVTILSFSQEYLDQMITAQSAQWNQQQQTWNLAQGAIARFDRKAKINNKEKFTAKQLSFPKTFFQIVNQGRSTEDMNIHQAKEYLNLIEDSGEPTKIAQFTVRIQQKYAFPFICVVFASIGSAIGIKYFELNRARSFALCVGIVFAYYCLGFALGSLGITGVIPPWLAAWLPNFIGFGVAGYLLIADIAVQS